In Leptospiraceae bacterium, one DNA window encodes the following:
- a CDS encoding glucose-1-phosphate adenylyltransferase, translating into MHVAGSQCSECGDIFRREQKVITLILGGGKGTRLLPLTEKRSKPAVSFGGKYRLIDIPISNALNSQFNQIYVLTQFNSYSLNRHISRTYNFNTIHNKGFVEVIAAEQTIASVKWFEGTADAVRKVLPHIRDYAPKYIIILSGDQLYNMNLELFLRNHILCEAEISIAANSVSPDRASELGILKLDENGLIQEFYEKPKDLTMVESYKTPTGNFLASMGIYIFNTEVLIEVLQDHSKTDFGKEIIPHSLSNHKVYGYAYEGYWEDIGTIKAFYEANLMLTDDFPKFNLYLENTPFFTRPRFLPPTKVNKANLTKTLLSEGCIINDSTIIRSVIGVRQVIDAGCYIENTVIMGADSYGSFDRMGKKIPVGIGQNCEIRNAIIDKDCYIGKGVKLLNKDGHINFEDEHVRIVDGIIVVPRRSVIPDNYEI; encoded by the coding sequence ATGCACGTAGCCGGAAGCCAATGCTCCGAGTGTGGTGATATTTTTCGCAGAGAACAAAAAGTAATTACACTGATTCTTGGTGGAGGAAAGGGAACTCGCCTACTCCCGCTAACCGAAAAAAGATCCAAGCCTGCTGTAAGTTTTGGAGGAAAATACAGGCTCATAGACATTCCTATTTCCAATGCTTTAAACAGTCAATTCAATCAGATTTATGTACTGACTCAGTTCAATTCTTACTCACTGAATAGGCACATTTCGAGAACGTATAATTTTAACACAATTCACAATAAAGGGTTTGTAGAGGTTATTGCAGCCGAACAAACTATCGCCTCAGTAAAATGGTTTGAAGGAACAGCCGATGCAGTAAGAAAAGTTCTTCCTCATATAAGAGACTATGCCCCCAAATACATTATCATTTTATCGGGTGATCAATTGTATAATATGAACTTGGAGTTATTTTTAAGAAATCATATTTTATGCGAGGCCGAAATCAGTATAGCTGCAAATAGTGTGTCTCCAGATAGAGCATCCGAACTTGGTATTTTAAAATTAGACGAAAATGGATTGATCCAGGAATTCTACGAAAAGCCAAAAGACCTTACTATGGTAGAATCTTATAAAACTCCTACTGGAAATTTTTTAGCGTCCATGGGCATTTATATTTTTAATACAGAAGTTTTAATTGAAGTCTTACAAGACCATTCTAAAACAGACTTTGGAAAAGAGATTATACCTCATTCTCTATCAAACCATAAAGTATATGGGTATGCTTATGAAGGGTATTGGGAAGATATTGGTACGATAAAAGCATTTTATGAAGCCAATCTAATGCTTACCGATGATTTCCCTAAATTCAACCTATACTTAGAAAATACTCCTTTTTTTACCAGACCCAGATTTTTACCACCAACAAAAGTGAATAAAGCCAATCTGACAAAAACGCTTTTATCCGAAGGTTGTATTATAAACGACTCTACTATTATTCGTTCTGTAATTGGCGTTCGTCAAGTTATTGATGCCGGTTGCTATATTGAAAATACGGTAATTATGGGTGCAGACTCTTACGGTAGCTTTGACAGGATGGGGAAAAAAATTCCAGTAGGAATCGGTCAAAACTGCGAAATCAGAAATGCGATTATTGATAAAGATTGTTATATTGGTAAGGGGGTTAAACTTTTAAATAAAGATGGACATATAAATTTTGAAGATGAACATGTAAGAATCGTAGATGGAATTATAGTTGTGCCAAGACGATCCGTAATTCCAGATAATTATGAAATTTAA
- the purQ gene encoding phosphoribosylformylglycinamidine synthase subunit PurQ: MKTAVITFPGSNCDKDIGDALFEHYNHSVSYIWHKDTFGKEFDLVVLPGGFSYGDYLRCGAMARFANSMNSVIEHSKSGRLILGICNGFQILTECSLLPGALTRNKSLKHICKTVSLVKGGKNNPLTKKIQENEILQIPISHGEGAYFADENTLKKLEDQDRILLKYAIENPNGSLNNIAGITSENFKIAGLMPHPERALDDINQSTDGKKFFDSFFGL, from the coding sequence ATGAAAACTGCTGTAATTACATTTCCCGGATCCAATTGCGACAAAGATATTGGAGACGCTCTTTTCGAACACTACAACCACAGTGTAAGCTATATCTGGCACAAAGATACTTTTGGAAAAGAATTTGATTTAGTAGTTCTACCCGGTGGATTTTCTTACGGAGACTATTTACGCTGCGGTGCAATGGCTCGATTTGCAAACTCTATGAATTCGGTGATTGAACATTCTAAATCAGGAAGGCTCATTCTCGGAATCTGTAACGGTTTTCAAATATTAACCGAATGCTCTCTCTTACCCGGTGCACTCACAAGAAATAAATCTTTAAAGCATATTTGTAAAACTGTTAGTCTTGTCAAAGGCGGGAAAAATAACCCACTTACTAAAAAAATTCAAGAGAATGAAATTTTACAAATTCCGATTTCTCATGGGGAAGGTGCTTATTTTGCAGATGAAAATACCTTGAAGAAATTAGAAGACCAAGATAGGATTTTATTAAAATATGCAATCGAAAATCCAAACGGCTCACTGAATAATATTGCGGGCATTACATCTGAAAATTTTAAAATTGCAGGACTTATGCCTCATCCTGAAAGAGCCTTAGATGACATAAATCAATCTACCGACGGTAAAAAATTCTTTGACTCATTTTTCGGCTTATGA
- the purS gene encoding phosphoribosylformylglycinamidine synthase subunit PurS produces MFIGKINITLKESVLDPQGTTVHRTLNEMGEGSVKGVRIGKYIELKLDSTNKDTAIEDLKRICDKLLVNSVIESYTFELSQI; encoded by the coding sequence ATGTTTATCGGAAAAATAAATATCACACTGAAAGAATCCGTTTTGGATCCACAGGGCACTACCGTTCACCGTACTCTGAATGAAATGGGAGAGGGATCTGTAAAAGGTGTACGAATCGGAAAATACATAGAATTGAAATTGGATTCTACAAATAAAGACACAGCCATAGAAGATTTAAAACGAATCTGCGATAAATTGCTTGTAAATAGCGTGATTGAATCTTACACTTTTGAGCTAAGTCAAATATGA
- a CDS encoding phosphoribosylaminoimidazolesuccinocarboxamide synthase, which yields MKPSYIGKVRDVYDLGDSLILCSTDRVSAFDVVFNETIPEKGKILNSISNLWFSYFKNIKNHIVEKDWKNFPKEFSSDAYFENRSVLVRKCKRIDFECVVRGYLSGSGYKEYKETGKLAFREIEKGLLESSKLSEPVFTPAIKKDSGHDENISEKEMERLTGSKIFHFLKNTSIHIYTEAAKKLEKTSLILADTKFEFGILNEEIYLIDELLTPDSSRYWEKANYKTGVSPPSFDKQILRNYLEKSGWNKTPPPPSLPESLIITLQEKYKKLESILTECLSEK from the coding sequence ATGAAACCGAGCTATATCGGAAAAGTAAGAGATGTTTATGACTTGGGAGATTCACTTATCCTATGTTCGACAGATCGTGTTTCTGCATTCGATGTTGTCTTCAATGAGACTATTCCAGAAAAAGGAAAAATTTTAAATTCGATTTCAAACCTCTGGTTTAGCTATTTTAAAAATATAAAAAATCATATAGTAGAAAAAGATTGGAAAAATTTTCCAAAAGAATTTTCAAGCGATGCCTATTTTGAAAATAGATCGGTGCTTGTAAGAAAATGCAAAAGAATCGATTTTGAATGTGTAGTAAGAGGTTATCTTTCTGGCTCTGGTTATAAAGAATACAAGGAAACTGGTAAGTTGGCATTTAGGGAAATTGAAAAAGGTCTTTTAGAATCTTCGAAATTGAGTGAGCCTGTTTTTACCCCTGCGATCAAAAAAGATTCTGGGCACGATGAAAATATCAGTGAAAAAGAAATGGAAAGACTCACCGGAAGTAAAATTTTTCACTTCCTAAAAAATACATCTATTCATATCTATACAGAGGCAGCAAAAAAATTAGAAAAAACGAGTTTGATCCTTGCGGACACGAAGTTTGAATTTGGAATTCTAAATGAAGAAATCTACCTCATTGATGAGCTTTTGACACCTGACTCATCCAGATATTGGGAAAAAGCAAATTACAAAACAGGAGTTTCTCCTCCAAGTTTTGATAAGCAAATTTTGAGAAATTATCTTGAAAAAAGCGGCTGGAATAAAACACCACCTCCCCCAAGTTTACCGGAGAGTCTAATTATTACATTACAAGAAAAATATAAAAAATTGGAGAGTATTTTAACAGAATGTTTATCGGAAAAATAA
- a CDS encoding SpoIIE family protein phosphatase: MKPVTEERAKVLIIEDSKVIVEILEHVLENGRFLVRVARDAKEGEKILSSESVDLILLDINLPDTDGYTFCSKIRAQKQFQLLPIIFLSSINRDSGFLEAISSGGNDFISKPFHPVELIAKIKAHIRVKKLQDTVIQQNEMYNFELSMAKKVQEELIPLKNFQFGSSKVSTFFKSLGEVGGDFVDAWVSNNSLHLMIADCSGHGPSSALIAAMLKMQLFTMTESQNLQDRVNTIRTNLKKVLPEDYSITFFYGILNEDRSFEYINGGHPYPFLYNGKDMRYLKGSGRLIMNIKMSDSDNIHKVQLEKNSTLLFYTDGIIEAISENSEIFGQEGLSEIFNNSLTENNVNPESIMEKILKHPSKFSFSDDVAMIVLEVG, translated from the coding sequence ATGAAACCGGTCACAGAAGAAAGAGCAAAAGTTCTAATCATCGAAGACTCTAAAGTTATCGTAGAAATATTAGAGCATGTTTTAGAAAATGGGAGGTTTCTTGTTCGGGTTGCTCGCGATGCAAAAGAAGGAGAAAAAATACTTTCTTCTGAATCGGTTGACTTAATTCTATTGGACATTAATTTACCCGACACCGATGGTTACACATTTTGCAGTAAAATTCGAGCTCAAAAACAATTTCAGCTTTTGCCTATTATTTTTCTTTCCTCAATCAACAGAGATTCCGGTTTTTTGGAGGCTATTTCTTCTGGGGGAAACGATTTTATCAGCAAACCTTTTCACCCTGTAGAGCTAATCGCTAAAATTAAAGCCCATATTCGAGTAAAAAAATTACAGGATACAGTGATTCAGCAAAATGAAATGTACAATTTTGAATTATCTATGGCAAAAAAAGTTCAAGAAGAGCTAATCCCCTTAAAAAATTTTCAATTTGGAAGCTCCAAGGTTAGTACATTTTTCAAATCATTGGGAGAGGTAGGTGGTGATTTTGTGGATGCATGGGTCTCCAATAATAGTCTGCACTTAATGATAGCAGATTGCTCCGGGCATGGACCTTCCTCGGCTCTAATAGCTGCTATGCTTAAAATGCAGTTATTCACTATGACTGAAAGTCAAAACCTTCAAGATAGAGTGAACACGATAAGAACCAATTTAAAAAAAGTTTTACCGGAAGATTATTCGATTACTTTTTTTTATGGAATCTTAAACGAAGACAGGAGTTTTGAATATATAAATGGAGGACACCCCTATCCATTTCTATACAATGGAAAAGATATGCGATATCTGAAAGGTAGCGGGCGCTTGATTATGAATATAAAAATGAGCGATTCGGATAATATTCATAAAGTCCAATTAGAAAAGAATTCCACGCTCCTATTCTACACCGATGGAATCATAGAGGCAATTTCTGAGAACTCTGAAATTTTTGGTCAAGAAGGGCTTAGTGAAATTTTCAATAATTCACTGACAGAAAATAATGTAAACCCGGAATCAATAATGGAAAAAATTTTAAAACACCCATCAAAATTTTCTTTTTCAGACGACGTTGCGATGATTGTATTGGAGGTAGGATGA
- the ccsA gene encoding cytochrome c biogenesis protein CcsA, translated as MSIQTEKFDWGLFLLFALVFPFAILFSLNYPNVVLEQGLSHKIFYLHVSVAWVALYAPVFSAIFGIFYLIKKNDMYDFLSVSSAKIAFLFSIAVIFSGRIWAKSAWGVFWDWTDARLQSFTVLFFSLSAYLLLRSMITEKIKRKIFSSFLSILTALNSVITWGAIRWIENPGNHPGSVLSKGGMESDMKIAFWLNIIAYHLFFLILFIIIYRNEKLNDTIDYLKEINS; from the coding sequence ATTTCGATTCAAACTGAAAAATTCGATTGGGGTTTATTTTTACTATTTGCTTTGGTCTTTCCATTTGCCATTCTTTTTAGTTTGAATTATCCAAATGTTGTCTTAGAGCAAGGATTGAGCCACAAAATTTTTTATTTGCATGTATCTGTTGCTTGGGTTGCGTTGTATGCTCCTGTTTTTTCGGCGATCTTTGGAATTTTTTATCTCATCAAAAAAAATGATATGTATGATTTTTTAAGTGTGTCATCCGCAAAGATAGCATTTCTATTTTCAATTGCAGTAATTTTTTCAGGAAGGATTTGGGCAAAGAGTGCCTGGGGAGTTTTTTGGGATTGGACAGATGCAAGACTTCAATCTTTTACAGTACTTTTTTTTAGTTTGTCAGCGTATCTTCTTTTGCGAAGTATGATAACAGAAAAAATCAAAAGAAAAATTTTTTCTTCTTTTCTTTCTATCCTTACTGCTTTAAATTCTGTGATTACATGGGGAGCTATTCGTTGGATAGAAAATCCCGGCAACCACCCCGGTTCTGTGCTATCAAAGGGTGGAATGGAATCCGACATGAAGATTGCTTTTTGGTTGAATATTATCGCTTACCATTTATTCTTTTTAATTCTTTTTATAATCATTTATAGAAACGAAAAATTGAACGATACTATAGATTATCTCAAAGAAATCAATTCTTAA
- a CDS encoding heme exporter protein CcmB, with translation MDKLIFEILRKEVLLIGKAKNGILSMFVLMVSLVFIFHYSEEKTSLMDMNSLLGLKWAIMFMVSFVLIGQSAWEERESGALRINQIYLSGSVFFLCKSFVLFLAISLVAILEILMFSFFFESFNLDFKFFFGNIVFFGLGIFSLSLLGVSLSIVSFATRLKEMVLPLLLIPFSIPILLFGMEAERKFIFQKGDTVFSVIIMVSLVFLYSALGLLLQEFSVEN, from the coding sequence ATTGATAAATTGATTTTTGAAATTTTACGAAAAGAAGTACTTCTCATCGGTAAAGCAAAAAATGGAATCTTGTCCATGTTTGTACTTATGGTCTCCTTAGTTTTTATCTTTCACTATTCGGAAGAAAAAACTTCTCTCATGGACATGAACTCGTTACTCGGATTAAAGTGGGCAATCATGTTTATGGTAAGTTTTGTTTTGATTGGTCAATCTGCCTGGGAAGAAAGAGAAAGTGGAGCACTTAGAATAAACCAAATCTATCTTTCGGGAAGTGTATTTTTTTTGTGCAAGTCTTTTGTTCTGTTTCTTGCAATCTCTCTCGTTGCAATTTTAGAAATACTCATGTTTTCATTTTTCTTTGAGTCTTTCAATTTAGATTTCAAATTCTTTTTTGGAAATATCGTATTTTTTGGTCTGGGAATTTTTTCTCTTTCCCTACTCGGAGTTTCTTTAAGTATTGTGAGCTTTGCAACGAGACTCAAAGAAATGGTCTTGCCACTACTTTTAATCCCTTTTTCTATACCAATTTTACTATTTGGAATGGAAGCAGAGAGAAAATTCATTTTCCAAAAAGGGGATACTGTTTTTTCTGTAATTATCATGGTCTCACTCGTGTTTTTGTATTCTGCACTTGGATTACTGTTACAGGAGTTTTCTGTTGAAAACTAA
- a CDS encoding ABC transporter ATP-binding protein yields MKKSSNQKLKNQILSCNRLNYSIGYKKILKNISFQIFQNEITLLRGENGSGKSTLLKLIFQNKYHKDKIQSDDNLKIGYLSHELGLYSSLSLKENLRYFSKIGRGDSTKLDLNEYIELFHLKNRIHDPVYSYSKGMKQKAGILCALASSPNLLLLDEPTSGLDENSCKVFYTFIERFQNYGSILWVTHDASLEKKFKSKTLLLVNGELIN; encoded by the coding sequence TTGAAAAAATCAAGCAATCAAAAATTAAAAAATCAAATACTTTCTTGCAACCGACTTAATTATAGTATCGGATATAAAAAAATTCTAAAAAACATATCTTTTCAAATTTTTCAAAATGAAATCACTCTTTTAAGAGGAGAAAATGGCAGTGGAAAATCTACTCTTCTAAAATTAATATTTCAGAATAAATACCACAAGGACAAAATACAGTCCGATGATAATTTAAAAATAGGGTATCTAAGCCATGAACTCGGACTATATTCTTCTCTCAGCCTTAAAGAGAATCTCAGATATTTTTCTAAAATCGGCAGAGGCGATTCTACAAAATTGGATTTGAATGAATACATAGAGCTTTTTCATTTAAAAAATAGAATCCACGACCCGGTGTATTCTTACTCTAAAGGGATGAAACAGAAGGCAGGGATTTTATGCGCACTCGCATCTTCTCCCAACCTGCTTTTATTGGATGAACCTACGAGCGGTCTTGATGAAAATTCCTGCAAAGTATTCTATACGTTCATAGAGAGATTCCAAAACTACGGTTCTATTCTTTGGGTTACTCACGATGCTTCCTTAGAAAAAAAATTCAAAAGCAAAACTCTTCTTTTGGTAAATGGAGAATTGATAAATTGA
- a CDS encoding flavin reductase family protein produces MNESIENFKNTLGQFATGVTVITYPDGDKFGGITVNSFSSLSLDPPLILVCLQKSISSHNKIQEAGVFAVNILEKSQENLSNLFASRSVDKNECVNTNGYTIEKSNSPILNGCTGFLDCKVENYVEGGDHSIVIGRVIACGSSPDKRPLLYYHRKYYSI; encoded by the coding sequence ATGAACGAGTCTATTGAAAATTTTAAAAACACTTTAGGTCAATTTGCAACAGGTGTTACAGTTATTACTTATCCCGATGGAGATAAATTTGGAGGAATCACAGTAAATAGTTTTTCTTCATTGTCGCTTGACCCGCCATTAATTTTAGTTTGTTTACAAAAATCTATCTCAAGCCATAATAAAATACAAGAAGCCGGAGTATTTGCGGTCAACATTTTAGAAAAATCCCAAGAAAACCTATCCAATCTATTTGCAAGTCGCTCTGTAGATAAAAATGAATGTGTAAATACAAACGGATACACAATAGAAAAATCGAACTCTCCGATATTAAACGGTTGTACAGGATTTTTAGATTGTAAAGTGGAAAACTATGTCGAAGGGGGAGACCATTCTATTGTAATAGGAAGGGTCATTGCTTGTGGCTCTTCACCTGATAAAAGACCACTGCTCTATTATCATCGCAAATACTATTCTATTTGA
- a CDS encoding transcriptional repressor — translation MKNLTKHRRKILESMQNRKDHPTARMVFDTIREETDRISFATVYNTLEYLVNHGFVKRLNIDSDSCRYDACLDKHAHLICTICGAVIDAPSINLAESIHLENYNFQLEEVTVSVTGTCSCCKSSH, via the coding sequence ATGAAGAATTTAACAAAACACAGACGGAAGATTTTAGAATCTATGCAAAATAGAAAGGATCATCCGACTGCGAGAATGGTATTTGACACTATTAGAGAAGAAACTGATCGAATTAGTTTTGCAACTGTTTACAATACTTTAGAATATTTGGTAAACCATGGTTTTGTAAAAAGGTTAAATATAGATTCCGATTCTTGTCGTTACGATGCTTGCTTAGACAAACACGCACATTTAATTTGTACAATTTGTGGGGCAGTGATTGACGCACCTTCCATCAATTTAGCAGAATCAATTCATTTAGAAAACTACAACTTTCAATTAGAAGAGGTCACTGTTTCCGTTACAGGAACATGCAGTTGTTGCAAATCTTCCCATTAG
- the mutL gene encoding DNA mismatch repair endonuclease MutL codes for MGVIKALDPSLINKIAAGEVIESSFSVIKELVENSLDALSTEVDIETTGGGFEKIIVSDNGVGIDEDDVELAFQRHATSKIQSLNDLEKIHTFGFRGEALSSIASVSKIRLTTGKKDGVASNQYFAEKGIIQSKKKVSGKKGTTIEVTDLFFNTPVRRKFIKSEKSEDRKIKEKVISIALSRPDVSFRLVQDGKEILRLNPEDRRERILSIFGENFRDHLLEVNSEKNGIRITGYISDPDFYRSNRMGQFTFVNGRAVEIRYASFLLKKSYDELLPGGAHPWCFLFFEIDPSRVDVNVHPAKKELRFLDEDAIHSIFLHSIGSVLRSKTPVSFLELKRRLSSPLKFESNLSDPIELQQNTFISSFLIEPQFQKGFELENVEFKNFGDSHIQNEKEKTFLPKRHFGVIFDTFILAESDDGLYIIDQHTAHERIRYEEVLKKFQKKIHSQNLLTPIRLDLSIFEAEELLEKSQELKKAGFVLDEMDGGTILIREVPDFIDTGKEKEIILDFLNRSKDDSEEKEIFDSLAKSIACKYAIKKGDQVSDYILGEILNRLSYCENPSRCPHGRPTLVKLTRDDLEKMFHRK; via the coding sequence ATGGGAGTAATCAAAGCACTCGATCCTTCTCTTATAAATAAAATTGCTGCTGGTGAAGTAATTGAATCTTCTTTCTCGGTAATCAAGGAATTAGTCGAAAATTCTTTAGACGCTCTATCTACAGAAGTTGACATAGAAACAACAGGTGGTGGTTTTGAAAAAATTATTGTCTCAGACAACGGTGTTGGGATTGATGAAGACGATGTTGAACTCGCATTTCAAAGACATGCTACAAGTAAAATACAAAGCTTAAACGATTTAGAAAAAATTCATACTTTTGGCTTTAGAGGAGAGGCACTTTCTTCTATTGCTTCCGTATCCAAGATTCGATTGACAACAGGAAAAAAAGACGGGGTTGCCTCTAATCAGTACTTTGCAGAAAAAGGAATCATTCAATCTAAAAAAAAAGTGAGTGGTAAAAAGGGCACTACGATTGAAGTCACAGACTTATTTTTTAATACCCCTGTCAGAAGGAAATTTATAAAATCAGAAAAAAGCGAAGATAGAAAAATTAAAGAGAAAGTTATCTCTATTGCTCTGTCCAGACCGGATGTTAGTTTCAGACTCGTTCAAGACGGAAAAGAAATTTTACGTTTAAACCCGGAAGACCGAAGGGAAAGAATCCTATCTATTTTTGGTGAGAATTTTAGAGATCATCTATTGGAAGTAAACTCAGAAAAAAATGGAATCCGAATCACGGGGTATATTTCAGATCCGGACTTTTACCGATCGAATAGAATGGGACAGTTTACATTTGTAAACGGTAGAGCAGTGGAGATACGCTATGCTTCCTTTTTATTAAAAAAATCTTATGATGAACTACTGCCCGGTGGAGCCCACCCTTGGTGTTTTTTATTTTTTGAAATCGATCCTTCCAGAGTAGATGTAAATGTTCACCCTGCCAAAAAAGAATTAAGATTTTTAGATGAAGATGCAATTCATTCTATTTTTTTACACTCGATAGGCTCTGTACTTAGGTCCAAAACTCCTGTAAGTTTTTTAGAATTAAAAAGAAGGCTAAGCTCTCCACTAAAATTTGAGAGTAATTTGAGTGACCCGATAGAACTTCAACAAAATACTTTTATTAGCTCTTTTCTAATAGAGCCACAATTTCAAAAAGGCTTTGAATTAGAAAATGTAGAATTTAAAAACTTTGGTGATTCACATATCCAGAATGAAAAAGAGAAAACTTTTTTACCCAAAAGGCATTTTGGAGTTATATTTGATACTTTTATTTTAGCAGAATCAGATGATGGTTTATATATTATTGATCAACACACAGCCCACGAAAGAATTCGATACGAAGAAGTTTTAAAAAAGTTTCAAAAAAAAATTCATTCGCAAAATCTACTTACACCAATCCGTTTAGATTTATCTATTTTTGAAGCAGAAGAATTACTGGAGAAAAGTCAGGAGTTAAAAAAAGCCGGGTTTGTATTGGATGAAATGGATGGTGGTACAATTCTTATTCGTGAAGTACCCGACTTTATAGATACAGGAAAAGAAAAAGAAATTATTCTTGATTTTTTAAATAGGTCCAAAGACGATTCTGAGGAGAAAGAAATCTTTGACTCTCTTGCGAAGTCAATCGCTTGCAAGTACGCAATCAAAAAAGGAGATCAAGTTTCTGACTATATCTTAGGTGAAATTCTAAATAGGCTTAGCTATTGCGAAAACCCATCTCGTTGTCCACACGGAAGACCTACCTTGGTAAAACTCACAAGAGATGATTTAGAAAAAATGTTTCATCGAAAGTAA
- a CDS encoding ribonuclease Z, with amino-acid sequence MKIYFLGVGEAFDEAYSNTSIVCETEGKKILLDTGYSAIQSIWKNFPDPNSIDCIYFTHFHADHFFGLPALLTRWWEENRKKPLTILGQIGTEEFAKNLIEEAYPGVFWDYEGKNSDKIGEPPAQGTLKKPHFQINFIESDTSFQLEKIQIYLARTNHSRKNLAIRIESTESKKSFAFSGDGDFTNESLKLFSGLDFLVHEAYLFDKNILGHGSIIGVVENAKKQNIKNLALVHINRIVRRSQEKEISNYIKKSKINCFIPLPGDIFEI; translated from the coding sequence ATGAAAATTTATTTCTTAGGTGTAGGTGAGGCTTTTGATGAAGCTTACTCCAACACAAGTATAGTATGCGAAACAGAAGGTAAAAAAATTTTATTAGACACTGGATATTCTGCAATCCAAAGTATTTGGAAAAATTTTCCGGATCCGAATTCCATTGATTGTATCTATTTTACTCATTTTCACGCAGACCATTTTTTTGGACTACCTGCACTTCTTACAAGATGGTGGGAAGAAAATAGAAAGAAACCTCTCACCATACTCGGTCAAATCGGAACTGAAGAATTTGCTAAAAACTTAATAGAAGAAGCCTACCCGGGAGTATTTTGGGATTATGAGGGAAAAAATTCAGACAAAATAGGTGAGCCCCCGGCTCAAGGAACATTAAAAAAACCCCATTTCCAAATTAATTTTATTGAATCGGACACTTCTTTTCAATTAGAAAAAATACAAATCTATTTAGCCAGAACAAACCACTCCAGAAAAAATTTAGCAATTAGAATCGAGTCAACCGAGAGTAAAAAATCTTTTGCCTTTAGCGGAGACGGTGATTTCACGAATGAGTCTTTAAAACTTTTTTCTGGTTTGGACTTTTTAGTTCACGAGGCATACCTATTTGATAAAAATATTTTAGGTCACGGATCTATTATAGGAGTAGTAGAAAACGCAAAGAAGCAAAATATAAAAAACCTGGCACTAGTACATATCAATAGAATAGTTAGGCGTAGCCAAGAAAAAGAAATTTCAAACTATATAAAAAAATCTAAAATCAATTGTTTTATCCCTCTTCCGGGTGATATTTTTGAAATTTAG